The nucleotide sequence GAAAGATAAATAACAAATAAAGTTATAATATTTATGATTTTGCTTTTGACTTTGAAGTATTTGAAATTTCTCACATatttttttttagatattaaaatgttataaagattaaaattttttaatcaatataGATTTTAACATGAAATTAAAAAACAAgtagaacaacaaattaaagtTGTTTCATTTTTTAGATTTGCAATTTTCTTGTAATATtaattgttttatttaattatatgttATATGTCAATGAAGTATAACAAATAATATTACAAGAAATTGCAAACCTAGAAAATGTATTATAACTTTAATTTgtgattttatttaataatagaaAAATTGTTGAAAATTTGAAGATATTTCAAGATGAAAGATAAATAACAAATAAAGTTATAATATTTGTGATTTTACTTTTGACTTTGAAGTACTTAAAATTTctcacatattttttttttagatattaaaatgttataaagattaaaattttttaatcgaTATAGATTTTAACATGAAATTAAAAAACaagtagaaaaacaaattaaagataTTTCATTTTTTAGATTTCCAATTTTCTTGTAATATTAATTGTTTTATTACATTATATGTTATATGTCAATGAAGCATAACAAATAATATTACAAGAAATTGCAAACCTAGAAAATGTATTATAACTTTAATTTgcgattttatttaataataaaaaaagtgtTAAAAATTTGAAGATATTTCTAGATGAAAGGAAAATAACAAATAAAGTTATAATATTTGTGATTTTGCTTTTGACTTTGAAGTACTTGAAATTTCTCACatattttttttagatattaaaatgTTTTAAAGATTAAAATTTGTTAATCAATATAGATTTCAacatgaaattaaaaaataagtagaacaacaaattaaagtTGTTTCATTTTTTAGATTTGCAATTTTCTTGTAATATTAATTGTTTTATTTCATTATATGTTATATGTCAATGAAGTATAACAAATAATATTAGATGAAATTGGAAACCTAGAAAATGTATTATAACTTTAATTTgtgattttatttaataataaaaaaagtgtTGAAAATTTGAAGATATTTCTAGATAAAAGACAAATAACAAATAAAGTTATAATATTTGTGATTTTACATTTGACTTTGAAGTACTTGAAATTTctcacatatattttttttagatattaaaatgTTATAAAGATTAAATTTTTCTAATCAATGTAGATTTTAACATGAAATTAAAAAACAAgtagaacaacaaattaaagtTGCTTCATTTTCTAGATTTGCAATTTTCTTGTAATATTAATTGTTTTATTTCATTATATGTTATATGTCAATGAAGTATGACAAATAATATTACAAGAAATTGCAAACCTAGAAAAGGTATTATAACTTTAATTTGCGAATTTATTTAATAATAGAAAAAGTGTTGAAAATTTGAAGATATTTCTAGATAAAAGACAAATAACAAATAAAGTTATAATATTTGTGATTTTGCTTTTGACTTTGAAGTACTTGAAATTTCTCACatattttttttagatattaaaatgttataaagaaatttttttaatcaatataGATTTTAACATGAAATTAAAAAACAAgtagaacaacaaattaaagtTGTTTCATTTTTTAGATTTGCAATTTTCTTGTAATattaattgttttattttattatatgttatATGTCAATGAAGTATAACAAATAATATTACAAGAAATTGCAAACCTAGAAAATGTATTATAACTTTAATTTgtgattttatttaataataaaaaaagtgtTGAAAATTTGAAGATATTTCTAGATGAAAGGCAAATAACAAATAAAGTTATAATATTTATGATTTTGCTTTTGACTTTGAAGTACTTGAAATTTCtcacatattttttttatatattaaaatattttaaagattaaatttttttaatcaatataGATTTCAACATGAAATTAAAAAACAAgtagaacaacaaattaaagtTGTTTCATTTTTTAGATTCGCAATCTTCTTGTAATATTAATTGTTTTATTTCATTGTATGTTATATGTCAATGAAGCATAACAAATAATATTACAAGAAATTGCAAACCTAGAAAATGTATTATAACTTTAATTTgcgattttatttaataatagaaaaaatattgaaaatttgaaGATATTTCTAGGTAAAATGCAAATAACAAATAAAGTTATAATATTTGTGATTTTGCTTTTTACTTTGAAGTACTTGAAATTTCgcacatattttttttttagattttaaaattttagaaagatTAAAATTTTGTAATCAATATAGATTTCAACATGAAATTAAAAAACAAgtagaacaacaaattaaagtTGTTTCATTTTTTAGATTTGTAATTTTCTTGTAATattaattgttttattttattatatgttatATGTCAATGAAGTATAACAAATAATATTACAAGAAATTGCAAACCTAGAAAATGTATTATAACTTTAATTTgtgattttatttaataataaaaaaaagtgttgAAAATTTGAAGATATTTCTGGATGAAAGGCAAATAACAAATAAAGTTATAATATTTGTGATTTTGCTTTTGACTTTGAAGTACTTGAAATTTCTCACatattttttttagatattaaaatattttttaaagattaaatttttttaatcaatatatatttcaacatgaaattaaaaaacaagtagaacaacaaattaaagtTGTTTCATTTTTTAGATTCGCAATTTTTTGTAATATTAATTGTTTTATTTCATTGTATGTTATATGTCAATGAAGCATAACAAATAATATTACAAGAAATTGCAAACCTAGAAAATGTATTATAACTTTAATTTgtgattttatttaataatagaaaaaatattgaaaatttgaaGATATTTCTAGGTAAAATGCAAATAACAAATAAAGTTATAATATTTGTGATTTTGCTTTTTACTTTGAAGTACTTGAAATTTcgcacatatttttttttttagattttaaaattttagaaagatTAAAATTTTGTAATCAATATAGATTtcaacataaaattaaaaaacaagtagaacaacaaattaaagtTGCTTCATTTTCTAGATTTACAATTTTCTTGTAATATTAATTGTTTTATTTCATTATATGTTATATGTCAATGAAGTATAACAAATAATATGAAATTAAAAAACAAgtagaacaacaaattaaagtTGCTTCATTTTCTAGATTTACAATTTTCTTGTAATATTAATTGTTTTATTTCATTATATGTTATATGTCAATGAAGTATAACAAATAATATGAAATTAAAAAACAAgtagaacaacaaattaaagtTGCTTCATTTTCTAGATTTACAATTTTCTTGTAATATTAATTGTTTTATTTCATTATATGTTATATGTCAATGAAGTATAACAAATAATATGAAATTAAAAAACAAgtagaacaacaaattaaagtTGCTTCATTTTCTAGATTTACAATTTTCTTGTAATATTAATTGTTTTATTTCATTATATGTTATATGTCAATGAAGTATAACAAATAATATGAAATTAAAAAACAAgtagaacaacaaattaaagtTGCTTCATTTTCTAGATTTACAATTTTCTTGTAATATTAATTGTTTTATTTCATTATATGTTATATGTCAATGAAGTATAACAAATAATATGAAATTAAAAAACAAgtagaacaacaaattaaagtTGCTTCATTTTCTAGATTTACAATTTTCTTGTAATATTAATTGTTTTATTTCATTATATGTTATATGTCAATGAAGTATAACAAATAATATTACAAGAAATTGCAAACCTAGAAAATGTATTATAACTTTAATTTgtgattttatttaataatagaaAAAGTGTTAAAAATTTGAAGATATTTTTagataaaagataaataacaaataAAGTTATAATATCTGTGATTTTACTTTTGACTTTGAAGTACTTAAAATTTCTCACatattttttttagatattaaaatgttataaagaaatttttttaatcaatataGATTTTAACATGAAATTAAAAAACAATttagaacaacaaattaaagttttttcattttttagatTTGTAATTTTCTTGTAATATTAATTGTTTTATTTCATTATATGTTATATGTCAATGAagtataataaataatattacaagaaaTTGCAAACTTAGAAAATATATTATAACTTTAATTTgcgattttatttaataatagaaAAATTGTTGAAAATTTGAAGATACTTCTAGATAAAAggcaaataacaaataaaattataatatttgtaATTTCGCTTTTGATTTTATAAAGTTATAATATTTGTGATTTTGCTTTTGACTTTGAAGTACTTGAAATTTttcacatattttttttctttaaacattaaaatattataaatattaaaaatcttTAATCAATGTAGATTTTAacatgaaattaaaaaataagaagaacaacaaattaaagttgttttattttttgatttgCAATTTTCTTGTAATATTAATTGTTTTATttcattatattttatttgtcAATGAAGTATAACAAATAATATTACAAGAAATTGCAAACCTAGAAAATGTATTATAACTTTAATTtgcaattttatttaataatagaaaaaatgttaaaaatttaaagatatttctAGATGAAAGAcaataacaaataaaattataatatttgtaATTTCGCTTTTGACTTTAAAATACTTCAAATTTCtcacatatttttttctttaaacattaaaatattataaatattaaaattcttTAATCAATGTATATTTTAACaggaaattaaaaaataagtagAACAAAAAATTAAAGTTGTTTCATTTGTTAGATTTGTAATTTTCTTGTAATATtaattgttttatttaattatatgttATATGTCGATGAAGTATAACAAATAATATTATAAGAAGTTGCAAACCTAGAAAATGTATTATAACTTGAATTTgtgattttatttaataataaaaaaaatgttaaaaatttgAAGATATTTCTAGATAAAAGGCAAATAACAAATAAAGTTATAATATTTGTGATTTTGCTTTTGACTTTTAAGTACTTGAAATTTCTCACGTatttttttttagatattaaaatgttataaagattaaaattttttaatcaatgtAGATTTTAACATGAAATTAAAAAACAAgtagaacaacaaattaaagtTGTTTCATTTTTTAGATTTGCAATTTCttgtaatattaatttttttatttcattatatGTTATATGTCAATGAAATATAACAAATAATATTACAAGAAATTGCAAACCTAGAAAATGTATTATACCTTTAATTTGCTATTTTatttaataacagaaaaagtgTTAAAAATTTGAAGATATTTTTAGATTAAAGGCAAATAACAAATAAAGTTATAATATTTGTGATTTTGCTTTTGACTTTTGAAGTATTTGAAATTTCTCACAcattttttttagatattaaaatgTTATAAAGATTAAAATTCTTTAATCAATGTAGATTTTAACATGAAATTCTAAAATAAgtagaacaacaaattaaagtTGTTTCATTCTTTAGATTTGCAATTTTCTTGTaatattagttgttttatttCGTTATATGTTATATGTCAATGAAGTATAACAAATAATATTACAATAAATTGTAAACTTATAAAATGTATTATAACTTTAATTTgtgattttatttaataataaaaaatgtgtTGAAAATTTGAAGATATTTCTAGAAGAAAGACAAATAACAAATAAAGTTATAATATTTGTGATTttgcttttgattttgaaatattTGAAATTTCTCACAATTTTTTTTGTAGATATTAAAATGTTATAAATATTAAAGTTTTCTAATCAAAGTAGATTTTAACTTGAAATTAAAAAACAAGTAGAACAACAAATTAAACTTGTTTCATTTTTTAGATTTGCAATTTTTTTGTaatattagttgttttatttCATTATATGTTATATGTCAATGAAGTATAACAAATAATATTACAAGAAATTGCAAACTTAGAAAATGTATTATAACTTTAATTTGCGATTTTATTTACTAATAGAAAAAGTGTTGAAAATTTGAAGATATTTCTAGATTAAAggcaaataacaaataaaattataatatttgtgATTTTGCTTTTGACTTTGAAGTACTTGAAATTTCTCACACATTTTTCTTAGATATTAAAATGTTATAAAGattataattctttttttttttgaaacaaagatTATAATTCTTTAATCAATGTAGATTTTAacatgaaattaaaaaataaatagaacaATAAATTAATGTTATTTCATTCTTTAGATTTGCAATTTTCTTGTaatattagttgttttatttCATTATATGTTATATGTCAATGAAGTATAACAAATAGTATTACGAGAAATTGCAAACCTAGAAAATTTATTATAACTTTAATTTtcgattttatttaataataaaaaaagtgtTAAAAATTTGAAGATATTTCTCGATGAAAGGCAAATAACAAATAAAGTTATAATATTTATGATTTTGCTTTTGACTTTGAAGTATTTAAAATTTATCACATACttttttttagatattaaaatattataaagaTTAAAATTCTTTAATCAATGTAGATTTTAACATGAAATTAAAAAACAAGTAGAACAACAGATTAAAGTTGTTTCATTTTTTAGATTTGCAATTTTTTTGTAATATTAATTGTTTTATTTCATTATATGTTATATGTCAATGaagtataaaaaataatattacaagaaattaaaaatctagaaaatgtattataactttaatttgtgattttatttaataatagaaAAAGTGTTAAAAATTTGAAGATACtactaaataaaagataaataacaaataAAGTTCGCTTTTGACTTTAAAATACTTCAAATTTCtcacatatttttttctttaaacatTAAAATATTATAAAGATTAAAATTCTTTAATCAATGTAGATTTTAACATGAAATTAAAAAACAAgtagaacaacaaattaaagtTGTTTCATTTTTTAGATTTGCAATTTTTTTGTAATATTAATTGTTTTATTTCATTATATGTTATATGTCAATGaagtataaaaaataatattacaagAAATTACAAATCTAGAAAATGTATTATAACTTTAATTTgtgattttatttaataatagaaAAAGTGTTAAAAATTTGAAGATACtactaaataaaagataaataacaaataAAGTTATAATATTTGTGATTTTGCTTTTAACTTTAAAGTACTTGaaatttttttacatattttttttagatattaaaatgttataaagattaaaattttttaataaatgttGATTTTTAACATGAAATTATAAACAAGTAGAACGAAAAATTAAAGTTTCTTTTTTTAGATTtcaattttcttgtagtgttatttGTTTTATTTCATTGTATGTTATATGTCAATGAAGTATAACAAATAATATTACAAGAAATCGCAAATCTAAAAACtgtattataattttaatttgcgATTctctttaataataaaaaatgttaaaagTTTGAAAATACTTTTAGATGAAAGGCAAATAACAAATAAAGTTATAATATTCGTGATTTTACTTTTGACTTTGAAGtactttgtaacaccctaacttttagcacgtcatgatcgtaccaaaagtaaggcgttacagACCTTATttcctttattataaatttactattgagcctttaggtCGATATCGCATTTCAGTTtataagaaaataccagaaaaattatttgtagtaattaaaatcacacaattattaataataataaatgctatACAAATGAATTCAATATAAAACTCAAATAGAATACCTATtcctctggataaaataaaacttaaagcaacaagggcgagggcgagggaactctataaaaataacAGGAATCACAAATAAATCTACTAATCGTCTGCAGCTTCTTACTGAATctccgaacctgtgtcactgaaagggtggaagattttggggtgagaacaaaccacacttgtctcagtagggaatgggaataccgtaaaagtaatgaatttaatgcaaataattaacttgcttagtaaaactattttgttaaacttttgaaaatacttttatttctactttagataaataattacttttccttaaatttctaaactcaaaacaaattttaaatataaaactagtCACATTTTCTGTCTCTCAGCCACATAGTTAATCCTCAGTCAAATGTCAACTCGTAATCACTTTAATACCCTCACAAACAAATAGTGCAAGCAAGAGATTCAaaccaacatacaaacaagtcaaatagtacaatcacagagaagtaatacaagcaagcacaaccaaatacaaatgtgcaaacaacatgatgcatgtctattcctaatgcaggccatgagctcatgtgtcggttgcctacccgctcccgacattacccgggcacgagtcccagatatggttttccagatgcatacagtgtgcttataagtcgtacggccaggccgcatacagtgtgactttaagtcgtacggccaggccgcatacagtgtgactttccaaatcaataagcgtacatctggaaaacagttctcagtgtgtgggcgtccccactttacatttggcactaaggcccaaacaatgtcacatctgctctcctgtggcagacacttcattaattaatatattctttaaatccttgttctctgctctcctgtggcagaggttcCTTTCTTTAATAAACCGAGctcaaatcttttcttaaaacaaaatctctccttaaaagattgggtttaaaacattatattttccttaataaatcaaactttaaaatagaataaatcttttcttaactaaatatattttaaataatttaattttccaaaactaaatcttttaaaataacttttcaaataaaacctcagattttataaaatttcggcggcATTTTCTCTAAAATTCGGGGTTAGCCACCCTTTTTCGGGTCCTAACTGAACCattttcaacctcttttcaatcaagaaatcaaatacatatttatcaaattcagtcacaaacacaactcAAACTCATCATTCAGTCATTTCAAATAATCATAAATTATTTACAAATACCCACTAGACTTCCATGGCATTCATAGTTTAAAAacagttaatttcaaaataaaatccccTACCTTCATAcgaaatcaaaatcaacaaaaactTTGGAGAAACTTTTTGATCGAGCTACTGAAGAGGAAagcgtcagaaatcgtctgtgcctcttaaaactccaattggccgaactcaagaggAAGGGGAGCTATGTTACCGTCAGCTTCCACCGAACAAAAATAACGTCAACGCgtagaggaggaagatacgaacacttttaccggattagatttttcTTTGGAGTTAcggatttaaaaaaattgaaatagaaaggCATAAGGGTTCCACGGTTTTCTCTGTTGCTCTCGGTCACTATTTCTCACCATGCAAGAAAATGCAATCCAAAGAAGATAGATGATGATGATTAATGACTGTAACTATCAATATAGTTTTTGatagataatttaaaataatagaataagtcataattaaattaaattttatttttaaattcaaagcttaaaattaaattttaaaaactcggGTTGTTatatacttaaaatttttcacATATTGTTTTCTTTAGATATTAAAATGTTATGAAGATTAAAATTCTTTAATAAATATAGGTTTTTAacatgaaattaaaaaataattggaaCAAAAAATTAAAGTTGTTTCATTTTCTAGATTTGCAATTTTCTTGTAATATTATTTGTTTCATTTCATTATATATTATATGTCAATGAAGTATAACAAGTAATATTACAAgaaatttgaaacttagaaaatgtattataactttaatttaatttgcgATTCTCTTTTGTAATAAAAAAGTGTTGAAAGTTTGAAGATAAttttagatgaaagacaaataaCAAATAAAGTTATAAtatttgtgatttttcttttgacTTTGAAGTACTTAAAATTTTtcacatatttttttctttagaTATATTAAAATGTTATAAAGATTAAAATTCTATAATCAATATAAATTTTAACATGGAATTAATAAACAAGTAGAACAAAAAATTAAAGTTGTTTCAATTTTTAGATTTGCAATTTTCTTGTAATATTATTTGTTTTATGTCAATGAAGTATAACAAATAATATTACAAGAAATTGCAAACCTAGAAAATGTATTATAACTTTAATTTacgattttatttaataataaaaaaatgttaaaaatttaaagatatttttagaTAAAAggcaaataacaaataaaattataatatttgtgATTTTGCTTTTGGCTTTGAagtacttgaaattttttaaatatttttttgtagatACTAAAATGTTATAAAGACTAAAATTCTATAATCAATGTAGATTTTAATATGAAATTAAAAAACAAgtagaacaacaaattaaaattgtTTCTTTTTTAGATTTACAATTTTCttgtaatattaattattttatttcattatatGTTATGTGTCAATGAAGTATAACaaataatattacaaaaaattataaaCCTAGAAAATCTATTATAACTTTAATTTgcgattttatttaataatagaaAAAGTATTGAAAAATTGAAGATATTTCTAAATGAAAGACAAATAACAAATAAAGTTATAATATTTGTGATTTCGCTTTTGATTTTGAAGTACTAGAAATTTCtcacatatttttttctttagaTGTTAAAATGTTATAAAGATTAGAATTCTTTAATCAGTGTAGATTTTAACAtgaaattaaaaaacaaatagAACAAAAAATTAAAGTTGTTTCATTTTTTAGATTTACAATTTTCTTGTaatattatttgttttatttCATTATATGTTATATGTCAATGAAGTATaacaaataatattataaaaaattgcaAACCTAAAAAATGTATTATAACTTTTATTTTCGATTCTCTTTAATAATTACAAAAAGTGTTGAAAGTTTGAAGATACTTCTAGATAAAAGACAAATAACAAATAAAGTTATAATATTTGTGACTTCTGACATTGAAGTACTTGAAATTTctcacatatttttttttttagatattaaaatgttataaagattaaaattttttaatcaatgtAAATTTTAacatgaaattaaaaaataaatagaacaacaaattaaagtTATTTCATTTTTtagatttgtaatttttttgtaatattaATTGTTTTATTTCATTATATGTTATATGTCAATGAAGTATAACAAATaatattacaagaaattgtaaaccTAAAAAATGTATTATAACTTTAATTTgtgattttatttaataatagaaAAAGTGTTAAAAATTTGAAGATACTACTAAATAAAAGACAAATAACAAATAAAGCTATAATATTTCAATTTTATCatagttaaaaaataataaaaaattaaagatacttcTAAATAAAAGACAAAAAGCTAATAAAGTTATAAtatttctcattttatttttgaCTTTGAAGTTTGAAATACTTTAAAtttctcaaataatttttttCCTAAATATTGAAATGTTTAAAAAGGTTAAGATTCTTTAAGGTTTAAATACgattttccttcctaaaattttagacaaaaatcaaaatcatctctgaattttttttttgtttttaaaatcgtCTCTAATATTATNNNNNNNNNNNNNNNNNNNNNNNNNNNNNNNNNNNNNNNNNNNNNNNNNNNNNNNNNNNNNNNNNNNNNNNNNNNNNNNNNNNNNNNNNNNNNNNNNNNNNNNNNNNNNNNNNNNNNNNNNNNNNNNNNNNNNNNNNNNNNNNNNNNNNNNNNNNNNNNNNNNNNNNNNNNNNNNNNNNNNNNNNNNNNNNNNNNNNNNNNNNNNNNNNNNNNNNNNNNNNNNNNNNNNNNNNNNNNNNNNNNNNNNNNNNNNNNNNNNNNNNNNNNNNNNNNNNNNNNNNNNNNNNNNNNNNNNNNNNNNNAAACTTTATACACACTTTTTCTGTTAATTTTTTTAGATATCGGATAAAAATTAATGTAATCCTTTAATATTGGAAGTTATAGTATTTTACAAAATTTTGAGGGCTATAAAATTCGCAGAGTACAAATTAtcagattaattttttttaatttataaaaacaaTACAGAGACTGcgtgttgtattattttaatattaaattacaatacGTAGAATTATAAATACATAGACTGCTTATTGTCAGTACAATACGTATTCTGCGTATTACACAGAACAACGCCCCTAAAAcattataaaattctattttttgtaaCATTAATGTAAAACTTTTTTCACTCTtccatattaaaataaaaaatcccactttttcatacaaaaaaaaataaatggatAACCTTCAACCCTATTAATCCTTGGAAACCACAAAGAAGCATCATAACTTTCCACCTTCCAAAATCTGAATGGCacttgaataaaataaataaacaaatgaaGAAAAGTGATTGAAGTGGCAACAAAAGGCAGGAAAACGGGCAGAAACATCAAAAGTTAATTTGGTATTAATTGACATTCTTTCTTTATGAGTCATTTTCACACACTGatttaaaaaaacaaagaaacaaagaaagcagAAGAGAGTGACTAGAGAGATCATAATCAGTATGGAAGAGGAAGCATTGGAAGAGTTGAAGCAGCTTGAAGCTCAATATCCAAATCAGTTTGAACATCTCAAGAATGAACTCAGGTCCTTCATAACTCAACTCCAATCTAATCACCACACACACACAGATTCTCCTCAGCCAGAAATCAACAATATTCACTATGATACACAAGGTTTCTTTACTCTCTACACTCtaacttcttttctttcttttctctatgCTGAAAAGGtaagatttttatatttttaataacatGGGGTGCATGAAAAGGTTAAAAAAGTTTTTTACTTTTCAGTTCTTAAAGTAGTTTTAGGATATtctttaacaaaatattttattttggttatgcTAAGAAAGGGTGTTTCCGTTGAAAGCAGAATCCACAAGCTTGGAGCAAATGAAGAGGATTAAAAGCTATGGTTTAGGACTTGCTTTAGCAGATAAAGTGACTATAATGGAGGAGAGGATTGATGAAGGGTGTGAACTAGTAGAATCACCAAGGACTGTTATTGTGAAGCATCACCATCACTCTAGCAGGAACAACCACAGCAACAATAAGAGGAAATTAGATAGGGTCGATTTGGTTCTTGAAAGGGCACAAACTTGTTTAAAGAAACTAAGGCATTTGAAGACTTCACTTTTATCTCCTTAGCCTCATTTAGTTGCAAGTTAAATGTCACAAAATATGCTAGTTAGCAGTATATATCTATGTTACTAACTTACTGCATCGTGTTATGGTTAATTACAACTAGTCACTGCTATTGTGTCATGTGGTAGTTT is from Arachis ipaensis cultivar K30076 chromosome B01, Araip1.1, whole genome shotgun sequence and encodes:
- the LOC107616056 gene encoding uncharacterized protein LOC107616056, with protein sequence MEEEALEELKQLEAQYPNQFEHLKNELRSFITQLQSNHHTHTDSPQPEINNIHYDTQESTSLEQMKRIKSYGLGLALADKVTIMEERIDEGCELVESPRTVIVKHHHHSSRNNHSNNKRKLDRVDLVLERAQTCLKKLRHLKTSLLSP